A genomic segment from Paralichthys olivaceus isolate ysfri-2021 chromosome 22, ASM2471397v2, whole genome shotgun sequence encodes:
- the grpel1 gene encoding grpE protein homolog 1, mitochondrial, producing MASWCVRAVRQSYSLVASPALIRGSPRYLCAATQQRSGPGSEEEAEKPEQGAAEKALTEEKSLLEEQLKEMTDKYKRALADTENLRTRSQKMIEDAKLYGIQGFCKDLLEVADILEKATESVPKEEVTSNNPHLKNLYDGLVMTEVQIQKVFTKHGLVKLNPEGQKFDPYEHEALFHAPVEGKEPGTVALVTKVGYKIHGRTLRPALVGVAKAP from the exons ATGGCGAGCTGGTGTGTGCGAGCGGTGAGACAGAGCTACTCTCTGGTAGCCTCGCCCGCGTTGATACG AGGGTCTCCACGATATTTATGTGCGGCCACTCAGCAGAGGAGTGGCCCCGGGtcggaggaggaggctgagaagCCGGAGCAGGGTGCAGCAGAGAAAGCCCTGACGGAGGAGAAGTCcctgctggaggagcagctcaaGGAAATGACA GATAAGTACAAGCGGGCCTTAGCTGACACAGAGAACCTCAGGACACGGAGTCAGAAGATGATAGAGGATGCTAAATTATACG GGATCCAGGGCTTCTGCAAGGACCTGCTGGAAGTGGCCGACATCTTGGAGAAGGCCACGGAGAGCGTGCCCAAGGAGGAGGTGACGAGCAACAACCCTCACCTGAAGAACCTGTACGACGGCCTGGTGATGACTGAGGTCCAGATCCAGAAAGTGTTCACCAAGCACGGCCTGGTCAAGCTCAACCCCGAGGGCCAGAAGTTCGACCCCTACGAGCACGAGGCCCTCTTCCACGCCCCTGTCGAGGGCAAGGAGCCGGGCACTGTCGCCTTAGTGACCAAAGTGGGCTATAAGATTCACGGACGCACCCTCAGGCCAGCGTTGGTGGGTGTGGCCAAAGCCCCCTAG